atcacTCCAATCCAAAGACACACCTGTGCAGGCCACACCACCCAAGACCACACCTGGGCCAGCCACACCACCCAAGGCCACACCTGGGCCAGCCACACCACCCAAGGCCACATCTGGGCCAGCCACACCACCCAAGGCCACATCTGGGCTGACCACACCTGAATCAGCCACACCACCCAAGGCCACATCTGGGCTGACCACACCTGAATCAGCCACACTACCCAAGGCCACATCTGGGCCAGCCACACCACCCAAGGCCACACCTGGGCCAGCCACACCACCCAAGGCCACACCTGGGCTGACCACACCTGAACCAGCCACACCAACCAAGGTCACACCTGGGCTGACTACACCTGAGCCAGCCACACCACCCAAGGCCACATCTGGGTTGATCACACCTGAACCAGTCACACCACCCAAGGCCACACCTGGGCTGACCACACCTGAGCCAGCCACACCACCCAAGGCCACACCTGGGCCGACCATATCATCTGCAGCCACAACTCTGCCTATTAGGTCATCCCAACTGATGGCAGAAAAGGAGAAGACAGAATCTCAAGAGAGTATGGTATCCTCCCAGCCAGAAGCCAAGGAGCCCATATCAGAGGCCAATAGGCTGCCCATACCAGAAGCCCCCTCTTCTCCAGCCCTCCTACCAAAGATGTCCCCTAACCCAGAAGAAGTGCCATTTCTCTACAAGCCCCATCGCAGCCAAAACAGCCCTAGCCGCGAGGTTGCTGTGGTGATGCCTACACTGGCCAGAGGAGGGGCAGCAGAGTCAGAAGACAAGGAGCCCCAGGGCCTGCCAGTCAaaccccctgccccagccccgcCTGCTGACCAACTCCTCAGAcacccagtgactggggaggtggtggaacagGGCTCCCCCATGGCCCTGCTCTTGGCAGCCAGGCAGAGAGCACAGAAGGGGAGGTCTGGAGGGGCAGCCCTGGGGCGGTCTTCCCTGCCTGGGAGTCTCCGGGGCCACAGGAGCCATCCTGAGGCTAGCTCCGACAGCATCTTCTACAGCGATGGCCGGCCCAACTCCTTCACTGTGGTTCCCAAGTTACCCAAGGACGCTGAGAAGGACTCCCAGCTGACCTCAGCTGCACCGCCCATGGCACCCAGTCAGTGGAAGCCCCCGCAGGGAAGAGACCAAGAGCCAATCCATCGTCCCATGTGGACCAAGGCAGAGCCCCGAGTCCCTGTGGCCTGGGAAAGACCAGCTCCCTCCAACCTCTCCCATGGTCGCCTGCTGCCCAagtcctcctcctctccaccctctccttcctacaggaggaaggaggaggaagaggaaccgGAATTCAGCTTTGAGGTCATCCCACCGCCGCCAGAGTTCAGCAATGACCCTGAGCCCCCCGCCCCGGCTCCGGCCCTCCAGTACGTGGGCTACCGGGGGTCCCCAGCACGGAACAACTTTTCAGACTTGGGGCAGCCCCTGGACGCGGGCCCTGCGGCCCCGCCGGCTCGTGGCTTCTCGCGCTTTCCCGGTGCGCTCTACTCCGGGGCCGGGGGCCTGGAGCGCTTTTCGGGTGGGAGCCGTTCGCTCATCAAGAAGCGCCTGTACGTCGGGGAGCCTCCCCGCAACCCCGGGCTGCCCCGTGGCGCCCCCGGCCGCAGCCTGAGCACTCCTAACTGCTTCGGACCGGCGCCCGGAGGGCCCTTCGGGGCGCCCGGAGGCCCGGAGATGCGGCGCGTCAACTCCGCGGGCCGCGCGCCCCCCGGCGGCTTGCACGCGCGCAGGCTGTCCCAGGAGGGCGCTGCCCGGGGCGCCGCGGAGGCCAAGTACAAAGCGCCGGGTggcggaggcggcggcggcgcagACTACAGCTTCGTCCCTGCTACCGGCAGGTGAGCTTGGGGATCCGCTAATGGAGTAGCCTGGGGTGGGAAGCCAGGTGATGTCCATGGAGACACTGCCTTCGGACCAGAGTTGCTGACCAGGCCACGGCAGATCAGCTGTGGCTTGctgagaaagggaagagaggcTTACTAACCTGGGAGGGGGCGGTACGGGCCTTTCCTTACCTGCCCCCTTGTTGCCCTTGTTCGCTCTCCATGGGCTCCCTTCTGTCCCCCACTCCCGGGGCTACAGGTTAAATGTTGCATGGGGAAGATCTGAGTGTCCTTGGCTGGAGGGATTTCCCAATAACACGAAATGTACCCAGACCCCAGGCTAGGAGTGAAGAGCTCTGAGTTGAGTGGTATTAGGCATGTTCCCTGGCCAGGacccagaaaaaaagtaaagccCTGTGTGTGGTGGACTGGGGGTCCCGCCCCGAGTCCCTTGGGTCCCTTGCCCTAGGGAAGATAGGCAGGGTGTTGGTCAACCAACTGCAGATACAAACCTCACTGCTCTTTTGCTCTCCCCCAGATCTCCTCACAACACCTCCCATTATGGAAGCCCCATCAATACATTCACCGTGAGGCCTGGAACCCGTCATCCCATCTCCTATGCCTACTCAGGAGCTCACCGCAAGGCCACATCCTGAGCCCAGAGTTCTTTCAGCTCTACTCCAAGGGGTTGGATCTGCGCACTTGTTtctgtggggggtgggagggttgCAGCAGGTATTAGCCTGACTCAGACATGGAGGAGTCTGGCTCCCTGAGGACCCTCGAACAAATGAGCGAGAAGCAGTGGCCTAAGGAAGACTGAGTGGGCTTCTGTTTTCCCGGAGCACCGGAGCTGCTGTGAACTGTATGcagatgggggtgggaggggcaaaggggaggagaggagaacgTTCAGGGCCTGGGCGCTGAGTTTCCGTTATCTGGTATTATCTGCTTTAGCAAGATTTATTTAAAGCAGTTTTACAAGCATGGCCTATGAAACAGGTCCTAGAAGCAAAGGATGGGTGCTTACTCATGGGATGCCTCACAAAGGGCTGAGGACCATCCCTGTTGGGGTGGGTGCAGGTCACTAGATAGATCTCTTTAGCCTCCACCTGTTGCCACCAAGAGGCGATACCTGGGGTTCCTAGCTGCCCGGAAGCAGACCAATACTATGCATGCACAACATATGGAGAAGGTGATGGAATAGAAGCCTTTTGCATTGACCAAGGCCACAGACAGGTTAATTTCTCCTTGACCCTGGCCCTTAGCTACAGGGAGACCCACAGAGAAAAGACTCGGCAGTTGACAGGATCacgtcttgattttttttaattcggACCCATGCATCCCTGATTTGGGGAAGCATGCCCAAGGAGCCAAAAGATCCAGGACTCAACACCAGGGGTCCTACATGGCCTGGTTTCATATGGGATTTGGAG
Above is a genomic segment from Urocitellus parryii isolate mUroPar1 chromosome 8, mUroPar1.hap1, whole genome shotgun sequence containing:
- the C8H6orf132 gene encoding uncharacterized protein C6orf132 homolog, with amino-acid sequence MRRVNSAGRAPPGGLHARRLSQEGAARGAAEAKYKAPGGGGGGGADYSFVPATGRSPHNTSHYGSPINTFTVRPGTRHPISYAYSGAHRKATS